The DNA region CATCATCTCGACCGCTTTACGGATCTCAGTTTTGTTCGCATCTTTGCGCACTTTAAAAACGAACTGGTTTTGCTCTTCGCTCAACACCGTGCTCTTTTCTGACACGTGCGGGCCAACCAATACCGTTGCGAGACGTTCAGCATTCATCCCCATTTCTCCTCAAGTCGACGCACTGCGGCAACGCTCATCAACACGTTCTCGAAGCGAAGCAGGCTGACCGGATCAACCGCGCTGGCTTCGAGCACGCTCACATTGGGCAGGTTACGCGAGGCCAGATAAATGTTTTCATCGTAGCCTTCCAGCACGATCAAACAATCCGAAATTTCCATGCCTTTGAGTTTGTCGACCAGCATTTTCGTTTTCGGCGCTTCGACCGCAAATTCGTCGACCAGTACAAATCGATCGCGACGCACCAACTCAGACAAAATCGACTGCATGGCACCGCGATACATTTTGCGATTCACTTTTTGCTTGTGGCTGCGAGGTGAGGCCGCAAAAGCGCGTCCACCGCCCACCCAGATCGGGCTACGGATGGTGCCTGCACGAGCTCGACCAGTGCCTTTTTGACGCCAAGGCTTCTTACCACCGCCGCGCACCGCCGAGCGGTTACGCTGCGCCTTGGTACCGCGACGGCCAGACGCCATGTAGGCCGTCACCACCTGATGCACCAGGGCTTCGTTATACTCTCGACCGAATGCAACTTCGGACACTTCGACGGCCGCGCCGCCGTGGCTGTTAATTTGCATCGCCATGATTACCCTTTCCCTCGCGTCGACGGCTTGACGATCACGTCGCTGCCTTTTGAGCCAGGAACTGAACCTTTGACCAGCAGGAGGCTGCGTTCGGCATCGACTCGCACCACCTCAAGATTGGGCTGAGTGCGGCGCACATTACCCATGTGGCCGGACATTTTCTTGCCCTTGAATACACGACCCGGTGTTTGACACTGACCGATGGAACCCGGCGCGCGGTGCGACAGCGAGTTGCCGTGCGTGGCATCCTGCATGTGGAAATTGTGGCGTTTGACCGTACCGGCAAACCCTTTACCGATGGTTGTGCCGGTGACATCAATGGCCTGACCTTCTTCGAACATATCGACGGTCAACGAAGCGCCCAATTCGATGTCGGCGCCCTCTTCGTCATTCAGACGAAACTCCCAAAGGCCACGACCTGCTTCGGTCTTCGCTTTGGCGAAGTGGCCGGCCTGGGCTTTGGTAACGCGAGAAGCTCTGCGGGCGCCGGTCGACACCTGCAGTGCGCGGTAGCCATCGGACTCCGCAGATTTGATTTGTGTCACTCGGTTAGGCAATGCCTCGATTACGGTAACGGGCACGGAACGGCCGTCGTCCATAAACACACGAGTCATGCCGCGTTTGCGGCCAACTACACCAATCGTCATGTCTGTTTCCTCGTTATCACCGCATCAACTTCGATTGGTTGATGCTGTTGCGGGCTGCCAGGCGCTTCGGGGCGCCTATCCTGCCCTAAAAATTCAATCAATTCGGGGTGTTACGCAGCCATCCCGGCCTTGGTAACTGAAGGCCCGGTGCAAGATTAACTGCACCGGGCC from Pseudomonadota bacterium includes:
- the rplC gene encoding 50S ribosomal protein L3, with translation MTIGVVGRKRGMTRVFMDDGRSVPVTVIEALPNRVTQIKSAESDGYRALQVSTGARRASRVTKAQAGHFAKAKTEAGRGLWEFRLNDEEGADIELGASLTVDMFEEGQAIDVTGTTIGKGFAGTVKRHNFHMQDATHGNSLSHRAPGSIGQCQTPGRVFKGKKMSGHMGNVRRTQPNLEVVRVDAERSLLLVKGSVPGSKGSDVIVKPSTRGKG
- the rplD gene encoding 50S ribosomal protein L4 — translated: MQINSHGGAAVEVSEVAFGREYNEALVHQVVTAYMASGRRGTKAQRNRSAVRGGGKKPWRQKGTGRARAGTIRSPIWVGGGRAFAASPRSHKQKVNRKMYRGAMQSILSELVRRDRFVLVDEFAVEAPKTKMLVDKLKGMEISDCLIVLEGYDENIYLASRNLPNVSVLEASAVDPVSLLRFENVLMSVAAVRRLEEKWG
- the rplW gene encoding 50S ribosomal protein L23 gives rise to the protein MNAERLATVLVGPHVSEKSTVLSEEQNQFVFKVRKDANKTEIRKAVEMMFEVKVESVQVLNMQGKKKRFRMTMGKRPDWKKAYVRLAEGSTIDFMGAE